Proteins from a genomic interval of Trifolium pratense cultivar HEN17-A07 linkage group LG6, ARS_RC_1.1, whole genome shotgun sequence:
- the LOC123892901 gene encoding small polypeptide DEVIL 16 yields MAVNEISKTRIHQNSTTTTTHQQQQQEGCDPCKSFGQKCSHLVKKQRAKFYILRRCIAMLLCYHERADH; encoded by the coding sequence ATGGCAGTGAATGAAATTAGCAAAACAAGGATCCACCAAaatagtactactactactactcatcagcaacaacaacaagaagGGTGTGATCCTTGTAAGTCTTTTGGCCAAAAGTGTAGTCATTTGGTGAAGAAACAACGTGCAAAATTCTACATTCTCCGTCGTTGTATCGCGATGCTTTTGTGTTATCATGAACGTGCTGATCATTGA
- the LOC123892902 gene encoding RNA polymerase sigma factor sigF, chloroplastic-like isoform X2 yields MFSPSAPFPSTILPSSSGMMPHEHAVHAVSYPSSSFAAQYFPTSVLLQEHRDEYKPLLHMYKEDKTSQVTLNTRVMDMASVCEKNNTGDVDQSAHNQMRKLHLRCHLQNLLAYSPEGDFVSSSSTMQPADDFQLDALALAKQALSASRQATAVAEELELIKVVDNDVDSLPLGLDDLSLGKNKIVRSIRLKERRSKQRKVSMSKVFYEEKHLTRKSDVQRRLRVEKKLKEGLDGNDALRLFLRSPETKKLLNLEEESQLFVQIQELFKLKEKKIELQSQFGREPTFAEWADGVGLSCRTLQTQLHSGNRSKDKLVHANLRLVAHIAKYYQGRGLDFQDLLQAGSVGLVKSVEKFKPLAGCRFSSYAYFWIRQTIRKALFLHSKTISLPVNLYTLLGKVSEAKKLYIKEGNLQPTTEEIAKQVGITVDKLEMLLFCTRTPVSMEQPVWADQDTTFQEITADSAIEIPNVCVSKQLMRSHVHNLLNILSPKERRVIRLRFGIEDGYEKSLLEVGKVVGVCKERVRQLESNGLNKLKQSIVSQQLDAYVDMIV; encoded by the exons ATGTTTTCTCCCTCTGCTCCATTCCCTTCCACAATTCTTCCTTCCTCTTCAGGT ATGATGCCTCATGAACACGCTGTTCATGCAGTTTCTTATCCGTCTTCTAGTTTTGCTGCTCAGTATTTTCCTACCTCGGTTCTTTTACAAGAGCATCGCGATGAGTATAAGCCTTTACTTCATATGTATAAAGAAGACAAGACATCTCAG GTCACCTTAAATACAAGGGTAATGGATATGGCCTCAGTCTGTGAGAAAAACAATACTGGAGATGTTGATCAGTCGGCACATAACCAAATGCGGAAGTTGCATCTTCGGTGCCATTTGCAGAACCT ATTGGCTTATTCGCCGGAAGGggattttgtttcttcttcttcaactatGCAACCTGCTGATGATTTCCAATTGGATGCACTTGCTCTTGCTAAGCAAGCCCTATCTGCCTCAAGACAAGCCACTGCAGTGGCTGAAGAATTGGAATTGATTAAAGTTGTTGACAATGATGTTGATTCATTGCCTCTTGG TCTGGACGATTTGTCACTTGGAAAGAACAAAATCGTGAGGTCAATACGGCTTAAAGAAAGGCGATCTAAACAGAGAAAAGTGTCAATGTCAAAAGTTTTTTATGAAGAAAAGCACCTGACCAGAAAGTCCGATGTACAAAGAAGGTTACGTGTAGAGAAAAAGTTAAAAGAAGGGCTTGATGGAAACGACGCCCTGCGCTTGTTCTTACGGAGTCCTGAAACAAAGAAACTTTTGAACCTTGAAGAAGAGTCTCAATTGTTTGTTCAGATACAG GaattatttaaattgaaagaaaaaaagatcgAGCTTCAATCTCAGTTTGGGAGGGAACCAACTTTTGCCGAATGGGCAGATGGTGTGGGCCTTAGCTGTCGTACCCTTCAGACACAGCTTCATTCTGGTAACAGAAGTAAAGATAAGCTAGTTCATGCCAATTTACGCCTTGTAGCTCACATTGCCAAATATTATCAGGGGCGTGGTCTCGACTTTCAAGACTTATTGCAG GCGGGAAGTGTGGGCCTTGTGAAGAGTGTCGAAAAGTTCAAACCCCTAGCTGGTTGCCGGTTCAGTAGTTATGCTTACTTCTGGATAAGGCAAACAATAAGGAAGGCCTTATTTCTCCATTCCAAAACAATCAGTTTGCcg GTGAACCTCTACACCCTTTTGGGAAAGGTTTCGGAAGCAAAGAAATTGTACATTAAAGAAGGAAATCTTCAGCCCACCACAGAAGAAATAGCAAAACAAGTAGGAATTACAGTAGATAAGTTGGAAATGTTGCTATTTTGTACAAGAACTCCAGTTTCGATGGAGCAACCGGTGTGGGCAGACCAGGATACAACATTCCAG GAGATTACTGCAGACTCTGCAATTGAAATCCCAAATGTATGTGTTTCAAAACAACTAATGAGGAGTCATGTACACAACCTCTTAAATATTTTGAGCCCAAAAGAAAGGAGGGTAATCAGATTAAGATTTGGTATTGAAGATGGCTATGAGAAATCTCTGTTAGAAGTTGGTAAGGTGGTGGGTGTGTGTAAGGAAAGGGTCAGACAGTTAGAGAGCAATGGGTTGAACAAGCTCAAGCAGTCCATTGTTAGTCAACAGCTTGATGCATATGTAGACATGATTGTATAG
- the LOC123892902 gene encoding RNA polymerase sigma factor sigF, chloroplastic-like isoform X1: MFSPSAPFPSTILPSSSGMMMPHEHAVHAVSYPSSSFAAQYFPTSVLLQEHRDEYKPLLHMYKEDKTSQVTLNTRVMDMASVCEKNNTGDVDQSAHNQMRKLHLRCHLQNLLAYSPEGDFVSSSSTMQPADDFQLDALALAKQALSASRQATAVAEELELIKVVDNDVDSLPLGLDDLSLGKNKIVRSIRLKERRSKQRKVSMSKVFYEEKHLTRKSDVQRRLRVEKKLKEGLDGNDALRLFLRSPETKKLLNLEEESQLFVQIQELFKLKEKKIELQSQFGREPTFAEWADGVGLSCRTLQTQLHSGNRSKDKLVHANLRLVAHIAKYYQGRGLDFQDLLQAGSVGLVKSVEKFKPLAGCRFSSYAYFWIRQTIRKALFLHSKTISLPVNLYTLLGKVSEAKKLYIKEGNLQPTTEEIAKQVGITVDKLEMLLFCTRTPVSMEQPVWADQDTTFQEITADSAIEIPNVCVSKQLMRSHVHNLLNILSPKERRVIRLRFGIEDGYEKSLLEVGKVVGVCKERVRQLESNGLNKLKQSIVSQQLDAYVDMIV; this comes from the exons ATGTTTTCTCCCTCTGCTCCATTCCCTTCCACAATTCTTCCTTCCTCTTCAG GTATGATGATGCCTCATGAACACGCTGTTCATGCAGTTTCTTATCCGTCTTCTAGTTTTGCTGCTCAGTATTTTCCTACCTCGGTTCTTTTACAAGAGCATCGCGATGAGTATAAGCCTTTACTTCATATGTATAAAGAAGACAAGACATCTCAG GTCACCTTAAATACAAGGGTAATGGATATGGCCTCAGTCTGTGAGAAAAACAATACTGGAGATGTTGATCAGTCGGCACATAACCAAATGCGGAAGTTGCATCTTCGGTGCCATTTGCAGAACCT ATTGGCTTATTCGCCGGAAGGggattttgtttcttcttcttcaactatGCAACCTGCTGATGATTTCCAATTGGATGCACTTGCTCTTGCTAAGCAAGCCCTATCTGCCTCAAGACAAGCCACTGCAGTGGCTGAAGAATTGGAATTGATTAAAGTTGTTGACAATGATGTTGATTCATTGCCTCTTGG TCTGGACGATTTGTCACTTGGAAAGAACAAAATCGTGAGGTCAATACGGCTTAAAGAAAGGCGATCTAAACAGAGAAAAGTGTCAATGTCAAAAGTTTTTTATGAAGAAAAGCACCTGACCAGAAAGTCCGATGTACAAAGAAGGTTACGTGTAGAGAAAAAGTTAAAAGAAGGGCTTGATGGAAACGACGCCCTGCGCTTGTTCTTACGGAGTCCTGAAACAAAGAAACTTTTGAACCTTGAAGAAGAGTCTCAATTGTTTGTTCAGATACAG GaattatttaaattgaaagaaaaaaagatcgAGCTTCAATCTCAGTTTGGGAGGGAACCAACTTTTGCCGAATGGGCAGATGGTGTGGGCCTTAGCTGTCGTACCCTTCAGACACAGCTTCATTCTGGTAACAGAAGTAAAGATAAGCTAGTTCATGCCAATTTACGCCTTGTAGCTCACATTGCCAAATATTATCAGGGGCGTGGTCTCGACTTTCAAGACTTATTGCAG GCGGGAAGTGTGGGCCTTGTGAAGAGTGTCGAAAAGTTCAAACCCCTAGCTGGTTGCCGGTTCAGTAGTTATGCTTACTTCTGGATAAGGCAAACAATAAGGAAGGCCTTATTTCTCCATTCCAAAACAATCAGTTTGCcg GTGAACCTCTACACCCTTTTGGGAAAGGTTTCGGAAGCAAAGAAATTGTACATTAAAGAAGGAAATCTTCAGCCCACCACAGAAGAAATAGCAAAACAAGTAGGAATTACAGTAGATAAGTTGGAAATGTTGCTATTTTGTACAAGAACTCCAGTTTCGATGGAGCAACCGGTGTGGGCAGACCAGGATACAACATTCCAG GAGATTACTGCAGACTCTGCAATTGAAATCCCAAATGTATGTGTTTCAAAACAACTAATGAGGAGTCATGTACACAACCTCTTAAATATTTTGAGCCCAAAAGAAAGGAGGGTAATCAGATTAAGATTTGGTATTGAAGATGGCTATGAGAAATCTCTGTTAGAAGTTGGTAAGGTGGTGGGTGTGTGTAAGGAAAGGGTCAGACAGTTAGAGAGCAATGGGTTGAACAAGCTCAAGCAGTCCATTGTTAGTCAACAGCTTGATGCATATGTAGACATGATTGTATAG